A region of the Kribbella sp. NBC_01245 genome:
TACGGGCCGAGCGTGCCGTGCTGAGCGAGTTGTCGGCGGTCGACTTCGGGTACGGCGATCCGCGCGGCGCCCCGGCGATGCGGGCGGCAGTAGCGACTTGGCTCGCCAGAAACCGCGGAATCACCGTGGATCCGGCTGAAGTGATCGTGGTCGCGGGAGTTGCCCAGACGCTCGACCTATTGGCACAGATCCTGCAGCGGGATGGCGTGAAAGAACTGGCTGTAGAGGACCCCGGGTCTCTCGGCACCCGGCAGCAGTTCCACAACCGGGACATCGCTACACCGCCTGTAACCGTTGACGAAGACGGCATCAGAGTGGACGAGCTACGGGCGACAGGCGCTCCCGCTGTGCTGCTTACTCCGGCACACCACTTCCCGACCGGCGTAGTCCTCGGTGGCGAACGCAGGCGCGAGTTGATGCAGTGGGCCAGCGAGGGCGGGTTGATCGTGGAGGACGACTACGACGCCGAGCACAGGTACGACCGACCGCCAGTACCGGCCATACGTTCAATGCTGGTCGAGCAGGTCTGCTACACCGGCAGCGTCTCCAAGTTGCTGGCGCCGGCACTACGCGTCGGCTGGGTTCTACCGCCGCCGAAGTACCGCGAGGCGTTCGTGGCCGCTAAGCGATTCGCCGATCTCGGCAACGCCGTACTGCCTCAACTGGTGCTGGCTCATCTCATGGAGTCGGGAGAGCTCGAGCGCCAGCTGAGGTTCCTCCGCCGCAGGCATCGGCAGCGCCGGGACGCGATGATCACGGCCATCCGGGAGTACCTGCCGGAGGCCAAGGTGCATGGAGCCGCGGCCGGGCTTCACCTGATGATCACGTTCGACAGCAGCGCCTTCAAAAGCAACGACGCCAAGCTGGCTGCGGAGATTCTCGCCCGCGGAGTGAAGGTCCAGC
Encoded here:
- the pdxR gene encoding MocR-like pyridoxine biosynthesis transcription factor PdxR yields the protein MNRSNQGALHQSKAGSDFLQLSAEDAPEGGLSDWLAASLRTAISDGRLPIGSRLPATRVLAADLRVSRGVVTEAYQRLTEDGHIVGRGRAGTVVVAIPHTPKSGPPSKTQPRPERPKTVFDSPPGVEVFEAARAAPARIDLSPGVPDLASFPRTAWLRAERAVLSELSAVDFGYGDPRGAPAMRAAVATWLARNRGITVDPAEVIVVAGVAQTLDLLAQILQRDGVKELAVEDPGSLGTRQQFHNRDIATPPVTVDEDGIRVDELRATGAPAVLLTPAHHFPTGVVLGGERRRELMQWASEGGLIVEDDYDAEHRYDRPPVPAIRSMLVEQVCYTGSVSKLLAPALRVGWVLPPPKYREAFVAAKRFADLGNAVLPQLVLAHLMESGELERQLRFLRRRHRQRRDAMITAIREYLPEAKVHGAAAGLHLMITFDSSAFKSNDAKLAAEILARGVKVQPLSWHHQRPARPGLVLGYAANNQSDLAEGIATIAEALHHQ